The Falco peregrinus isolate bFalPer1 chromosome 9, bFalPer1.pri, whole genome shotgun sequence genome includes a window with the following:
- the ZMYND8 gene encoding MYND-type zinc finger-containing chromatin reader ZMYND8 isoform X2, with amino-acid sequence MHPQSLAEEEIKAEQEVVEGMDISTRSKDPGSAERTAQKRKFPSPPHSSNGHSPQDASTSPIKKKKKPGLLNSNNKEQSELRHGPFYYMKQPLTTDPVDVVPQDGRNDFYCWVCHREGQVLCCELCPRVYHAKCLKLTAEPEGDWFCPECEKITVAECIETQSKAMTMLTIEQLSYLLKFALQKMKQPGTEPFQKPVSLDQHPDYAEYIFHPMDLCTLEKNVKKKMYGCTEAFLADAKWILHNCIIYNGGNHKLTQTAKVIIKICEHEMNEIEVCPECYLAACQKRENWFCEPCSNPHPLVWAKLKGFPFWPAKALRDKDGQVDARFFGQHDRAWVPINNCYLMSKEIPFSVKKTKSIFNSAMQEMEVYVDNIRRKFGVFNYAPFRTPYTPNNQYQMLLDPTNPTAGTAKTDKQEKIKLNFDMTASPKILMSKSMLSSSTGRRISLTDMPRSPMSTNSSVHTGSDVEQDAEKKATSSHFSASEESMDFIEKNTASPAPTRTGQAGSLSGSPKPFSPQASTPISAKQERTSTPGSILNLNLDRSKAEMDLKELSESVQQQTTPVQLISPKRQIRSRFQLNLDKTIESCKAQLGINEISEAVYTAVEHSDSEDSEKSDTSDSEYSDEDQKSKNDQDDGDDKEGTRSDKESLSLKKKPKPPAQNEDKEELKSTSPEVEKIDDPVKEKAITDTEKEFSEKGKSLQHTGKEKLKGKDETDSPTVHLGLDSDSESELVIDLGDDHCGREGRKSKKESKEPPPKQDVVGKTPPSSSASTQSLPETPVLTRSAAQTPPAGVTATTSASSTVSAPSAATGSPVKKQRPLLPKETAPAVQRVVWNSSNKFQTSSQKWHMQKVQRQQQQSQQSQSQQPQSSQGTRYQTRQAVKAVQQKEITQSTSTSTITLVTSTQPISMVTSSGSASTLSSSVNTDLPIATASADVAADIAKYTSKMMDAIKGTMTEIYNDLSKNTTGSTIAEIRRLRIEIEKLQWLHQQELSEMKHNLELTMAEMRQSLEQERDRLIAEVKKQLELEKQQAVDETKKKQWCANCKKEAIFYCCWNTSYCDYPCQQAHWPEHMKSCTQSATATQQETDTEISTETLNKSSQPSSSVQPTPTETASTPKEKEGSADKSKECVTTIPVVVSPSAGTVAMRTGVQYVQTTMPVQVRRV; translated from the exons TCAGAACTAAGACATGGTCCGTTTTACTATATGAAGCAGCCACTCACCACAGACCCTGTTGATGTTGTACCACAGGATGGACGGAATGATTTCTATTGCTGGGTTTGTCATCGGGAAGGCCAAGTCCTCTGCTGTGAACTCTGCCCTCGGGTTTATCATGCTAAGTGTCTGAAACTGACAGCGGAACCAGAGGGGGATTGGTTTTGCCCAGAATGTGAG AAAATCACAGTTGCAGAATGCATAGAAACACAGAGTAAAGCTATGACAATGCTCACCATTGAACAGCTATCATATTTACTGAAGTTTGcactacagaaaatgaaacagccAGGG aCAGAGCCATTTCAAAAGCCAGTTTCACTGGATCAACACCCAGATTATGCAGAATATATCTTTCATCCAATGGACCTTTGTACATTAGAGAAG aatgttaaaaagaaaatgtacgGTTGCACTGAAGCATTTTTGGCTGATGCCAAATGGATTTTGCACAACTGCATTATTTACAATGGAG GAAATCACAAATTGACACAAACAGCAAAAGTCATCATCAAAATCTGTGAGCATGAG atgaaTGAAATTGAAGTATGTCCGGAATGTTATTTAGCTGCTTGCCAAAAACGAGAAAATTGGTTTTGTGAGCCTTGT AGCAATCCCCACCCTTTGGTCTGGGCTAAACTCAAAGGCTTTCCATTCTGGCCTGCTAAAGCACTGAGGGATAAAGACGGGCAAGTTGATGCCCGTTTCTTTGGCCAACATGACAG GGCCTGGGTTCCAATAAATAATTGCTACCTCATGTCTaaagaaattcctttttctgtgaaaaagacTAAAAGCATCTTCAATAGTGCAATGCAAGAAATGGAGGTTTATGTTGATAACATTCGTAGAAAATTTGGAGTATTTAATTACGCACCTTTCCGGACACCATATACTCCCAACAATCAATACCAAATGTTATTAGACCCTACAAACCCGACTGCTGGAACTgcaaagacagacaaacaaGAGAAAATCAAACTGAACTTTGATATGACAGCTTCACCCAAGATTCTAATGAGCAAGTCCATGCTGAGCAGTAGTACTGGTCGTAGGATTTCCTTGACAGATATGCCACGGTCACCAATGAGTACAAACTCATCAGTTCACACTGGATCTGATGTTGAACAGgatgcagagaaaaaagcaacttCCAGTCATTTTAGTGCCAGTGAAGAATCCATGGACTTTATTGAGAAAAATACAG cttctccagcACCAACAAGAACGGGTCAAGCGGGGAGCTTGTCAGGCAGTCCCAAACCTTTCTCTCCTCAAGCATCAACGCCAATTTCTGCTAAGCAAGAGAGAACTTCCACTCCAGGAAGCATTCTGAATCTTAACCTTG atcGTAGCAAAGCTGAGATGGATCTGAAAGAGTTGAGTGAGTCAGTCCAACAGCAGACCACTCCTGTGCAACTCATTTCACCAAAACGCCAGATACGTAGTAGGTTCCAGCTGAATCTTGACAAGACAATAGAGAGTTGTAAAGCACAACTTG GAATAAATGAAATATCTGAAGCTGTTTATACTGCAGTAGAACACAGTGACTCTGAAGATTCTGAAAAATCTGACACCAGTGACAGTGAATATAGCGATGAGGATCAGAAATCAAAGAATGATCAAGATGATGGAGACGACAAAGAAGGTACAAGAAGTGACAAAGAATCATtgagcttgaaaaaaaaacctaagccCCCAGCACAGAATGAAGACAAGGAGGAACTTAAAAGCACAAGTCCAGAAGTAGAGAAAATAGATGACCCAGTCAAAGAAAAGGCAATTacagacactgaaaaagaattttctgaaaagggaaaaagtttACAGcatacaggaaaagaaaagctgaaaggtAAAGATGAAACAGACTCTCCAACTGTGCATCTGGGACTGGACTCTGATTCTGAGAGTGAACTTGTCATCGATCTAGGAGATGATCATTGTGGCcgtgaaggaaggaaaagcaagaaagagtCTAAAGAACCTCCTCCAAAACAAGATG TTGTAGGTAAAACTCCACCTTCCTCCAGTGCAAGCACCCAGTCTCTACCAGAAACTCCAGTACTTACCCGCTCTGCAGCCCAGACTCCACCAGCTGGTGTGACAGCAACTACTAGTGCTTCTTCTACTGTCAGTGCTCCATCCGCAGCCACTGGAAGCCCTGTGAAAAAGCAGAGGCctctgctgccaaaggaaaCCGCACCTGCTGTGCAGCGTGTAGTGTGGAATTCTTCAAATAAATTCCAGACGTCTTCTCAGAAATGGCACATGCAGAaggtgcagaggcagcagcagcagagccagcagtcTCAGTCACAGCAACCTCAGTCCTCTCAAGGGACAAGATACCAGACAAGACAAGCAGTTAAAG CTGTGCAGCAAAAAGAGATCACCCAGAGCACTTCCACATCCACTATAACCTTGGTTACGAGTACTCAACCTATTTCTATGGTTACCAGTTCTGGATCTGCAAGTACACTTTCTTCCTCAGTTAATACAGACTTGCCAATTGCAACAGCTTCTGCTGATGTGGCTGCAGATATTGCTAAATACACTAGCAAA atgATGGATGCCATCAAAGGAACAATGACTGAAATATATAACgatctttcaaaaaatactaCTGGAAGTACAATAGCTGAG ATTCGGCGTTTGAGGATTGAGATAGAAAAACTCCAATGGTTACATCAACAGGAGTTGTCAGAAATGAAGCATAACCTAG AACTAACAATGGCTGAAATGCGTCAGAGCCTGGAACAAGAACGAGATCGTTTGATTGCTGAGGTGAAGAAGCAGCTGGAattggaaaagcagcaagcagtgGATGAAACGAAAAAGAAGCAGTGGTGTGCTAACTGCAAGAAAGAGGCCATTTTTTACTGCTGTTGGAATACTAGCTACTGTGACTATCCATGCCAGCAAGCTCACTGGCCTGAGCATATGAAGTCTTGCACGCAGTCAG CTACCGCAACACAGCAAGAAACGGATACTGAAATCAGCacagaaacattaaataaatcatCCCAACCCAGTTCAAGTGTGCAGCCTACGCCCACAGAGACAGCCAGCACCCCTAAGGAAAAGGAAGGTTCAGCTGATAAAAGCAAAGAGTGTGTTACA ACCATTCCTGTAGTGGTAAGTCCTTCTGCTGGGACAGTGGCAATGAGAACTGGAGTTCAGTATGTTCAGACCACAATGCCAGTCCAAGTACGAAGAGTCTAA
- the ZMYND8 gene encoding MYND-type zinc finger-containing chromatin reader ZMYND8 isoform X6: MTVVHVVRSCLAEEEIKAEQEVVEGMDISTRSKDPGSAERTAQKRKFPSPPHSSNGHSPQDASTSPIKKKKKPGLLNSNNKEQSELRHGPFYYMKQPLTTDPVDVVPQDGRNDFYCWVCHREGQVLCCELCPRVYHAKCLKLTAEPEGDWFCPECEKITVAECIETQSKAMTMLTIEQLSYLLKFALQKMKQPGTEPFQKPVSLDQHPDYAEYIFHPMDLCTLEKNVKKKMYGCTEAFLADAKWILHNCIIYNGGNHKLTQTAKVIIKICEHEMNEIEVCPECYLAACQKRENWFCEPCSNPHPLVWAKLKGFPFWPAKALRDKDGQVDARFFGQHDRAWVPINNCYLMSKEIPFSVKKTKSIFNSAMQEMEVYVDNIRRKFGVFNYAPFRTPYTPNNQYQMLLDPTNPTAGTAKTDKQEKIKLNFDMTASPKILMSKSMLSSSTGRRISLTDMPRSPMSTNSSVHTGSDVEQDAEKKATSSHFSASEESMDFIEKNTASPAPTRTGQAGSLSGSPKPFSPQASTPISAKQERTSTPGSILNLNLDRSKAEMDLKELSESVQQQTTPVQLISPKRQIRSRFQLNLDKTIESCKAQLGINEISEAVYTAVEHSDSEDSEKSDTSDSEYSDEDQKSKNDQDDGDDKEGTRSDKESLSLKKKPKPPAQNEDKEELKSTSPEVEKIDDPVKEKAITDTEKEFSEKGKSLQHTGKEKLKGKDETDSPTVHLGLDSDSESELVIDLGDDHCGREGRKSKKESKEPPPKQDVVGKTPPSSSASTQSLPETPVLTRSAAQTPPAGVTATTSASSTVSAPSAATGSPVKKQRPLLPKETAPAVQRVVWNSSNKFQTSSQKWHMQKVQRQQQQSQQSQSQQPQSSQGTRYQTRQAVKAVQQKEITQSTSTSTITLVTSTQPISMVTSSGSASTLSSSVNTDLPIATASADVAADIAKYTSKMMDAIKGTMTEIYNDLSKNTTGSTIAEIRRLRIEIEKLQWLHQQELSEMKHNLELTMAEMRQSLEQERDRLIAEVKKQLELEKQQAVDETKKKQWCANCKKEAIFYCCWNTSYCDYPCQQAHWPEHMKSCTQSATATQQETDTEISTETLNKSSQPSSSVQPTPTETASTPKEKEGSADKSKECVTDPSV, from the exons TCAGAACTAAGACATGGTCCGTTTTACTATATGAAGCAGCCACTCACCACAGACCCTGTTGATGTTGTACCACAGGATGGACGGAATGATTTCTATTGCTGGGTTTGTCATCGGGAAGGCCAAGTCCTCTGCTGTGAACTCTGCCCTCGGGTTTATCATGCTAAGTGTCTGAAACTGACAGCGGAACCAGAGGGGGATTGGTTTTGCCCAGAATGTGAG AAAATCACAGTTGCAGAATGCATAGAAACACAGAGTAAAGCTATGACAATGCTCACCATTGAACAGCTATCATATTTACTGAAGTTTGcactacagaaaatgaaacagccAGGG aCAGAGCCATTTCAAAAGCCAGTTTCACTGGATCAACACCCAGATTATGCAGAATATATCTTTCATCCAATGGACCTTTGTACATTAGAGAAG aatgttaaaaagaaaatgtacgGTTGCACTGAAGCATTTTTGGCTGATGCCAAATGGATTTTGCACAACTGCATTATTTACAATGGAG GAAATCACAAATTGACACAAACAGCAAAAGTCATCATCAAAATCTGTGAGCATGAG atgaaTGAAATTGAAGTATGTCCGGAATGTTATTTAGCTGCTTGCCAAAAACGAGAAAATTGGTTTTGTGAGCCTTGT AGCAATCCCCACCCTTTGGTCTGGGCTAAACTCAAAGGCTTTCCATTCTGGCCTGCTAAAGCACTGAGGGATAAAGACGGGCAAGTTGATGCCCGTTTCTTTGGCCAACATGACAG GGCCTGGGTTCCAATAAATAATTGCTACCTCATGTCTaaagaaattcctttttctgtgaaaaagacTAAAAGCATCTTCAATAGTGCAATGCAAGAAATGGAGGTTTATGTTGATAACATTCGTAGAAAATTTGGAGTATTTAATTACGCACCTTTCCGGACACCATATACTCCCAACAATCAATACCAAATGTTATTAGACCCTACAAACCCGACTGCTGGAACTgcaaagacagacaaacaaGAGAAAATCAAACTGAACTTTGATATGACAGCTTCACCCAAGATTCTAATGAGCAAGTCCATGCTGAGCAGTAGTACTGGTCGTAGGATTTCCTTGACAGATATGCCACGGTCACCAATGAGTACAAACTCATCAGTTCACACTGGATCTGATGTTGAACAGgatgcagagaaaaaagcaacttCCAGTCATTTTAGTGCCAGTGAAGAATCCATGGACTTTATTGAGAAAAATACAG cttctccagcACCAACAAGAACGGGTCAAGCGGGGAGCTTGTCAGGCAGTCCCAAACCTTTCTCTCCTCAAGCATCAACGCCAATTTCTGCTAAGCAAGAGAGAACTTCCACTCCAGGAAGCATTCTGAATCTTAACCTTG atcGTAGCAAAGCTGAGATGGATCTGAAAGAGTTGAGTGAGTCAGTCCAACAGCAGACCACTCCTGTGCAACTCATTTCACCAAAACGCCAGATACGTAGTAGGTTCCAGCTGAATCTTGACAAGACAATAGAGAGTTGTAAAGCACAACTTG GAATAAATGAAATATCTGAAGCTGTTTATACTGCAGTAGAACACAGTGACTCTGAAGATTCTGAAAAATCTGACACCAGTGACAGTGAATATAGCGATGAGGATCAGAAATCAAAGAATGATCAAGATGATGGAGACGACAAAGAAGGTACAAGAAGTGACAAAGAATCATtgagcttgaaaaaaaaacctaagccCCCAGCACAGAATGAAGACAAGGAGGAACTTAAAAGCACAAGTCCAGAAGTAGAGAAAATAGATGACCCAGTCAAAGAAAAGGCAATTacagacactgaaaaagaattttctgaaaagggaaaaagtttACAGcatacaggaaaagaaaagctgaaaggtAAAGATGAAACAGACTCTCCAACTGTGCATCTGGGACTGGACTCTGATTCTGAGAGTGAACTTGTCATCGATCTAGGAGATGATCATTGTGGCcgtgaaggaaggaaaagcaagaaagagtCTAAAGAACCTCCTCCAAAACAAGATG TTGTAGGTAAAACTCCACCTTCCTCCAGTGCAAGCACCCAGTCTCTACCAGAAACTCCAGTACTTACCCGCTCTGCAGCCCAGACTCCACCAGCTGGTGTGACAGCAACTACTAGTGCTTCTTCTACTGTCAGTGCTCCATCCGCAGCCACTGGAAGCCCTGTGAAAAAGCAGAGGCctctgctgccaaaggaaaCCGCACCTGCTGTGCAGCGTGTAGTGTGGAATTCTTCAAATAAATTCCAGACGTCTTCTCAGAAATGGCACATGCAGAaggtgcagaggcagcagcagcagagccagcagtcTCAGTCACAGCAACCTCAGTCCTCTCAAGGGACAAGATACCAGACAAGACAAGCAGTTAAAG CTGTGCAGCAAAAAGAGATCACCCAGAGCACTTCCACATCCACTATAACCTTGGTTACGAGTACTCAACCTATTTCTATGGTTACCAGTTCTGGATCTGCAAGTACACTTTCTTCCTCAGTTAATACAGACTTGCCAATTGCAACAGCTTCTGCTGATGTGGCTGCAGATATTGCTAAATACACTAGCAAA atgATGGATGCCATCAAAGGAACAATGACTGAAATATATAACgatctttcaaaaaatactaCTGGAAGTACAATAGCTGAG ATTCGGCGTTTGAGGATTGAGATAGAAAAACTCCAATGGTTACATCAACAGGAGTTGTCAGAAATGAAGCATAACCTAG AACTAACAATGGCTGAAATGCGTCAGAGCCTGGAACAAGAACGAGATCGTTTGATTGCTGAGGTGAAGAAGCAGCTGGAattggaaaagcagcaagcagtgGATGAAACGAAAAAGAAGCAGTGGTGTGCTAACTGCAAGAAAGAGGCCATTTTTTACTGCTGTTGGAATACTAGCTACTGTGACTATCCATGCCAGCAAGCTCACTGGCCTGAGCATATGAAGTCTTGCACGCAGTCAG CTACCGCAACACAGCAAGAAACGGATACTGAAATCAGCacagaaacattaaataaatcatCCCAACCCAGTTCAAGTGTGCAGCCTACGCCCACAGAGACAGCCAGCACCCCTAAGGAAAAGGAAGGTTCAGCTGATAAAAGCAAAGAGTGTGTTACA gaCCCATCAGTGTAG
- the ZMYND8 gene encoding MYND-type zinc finger-containing chromatin reader ZMYND8 isoform X1: MTVVHVVRSCLAEEEIKAEQEVVEGMDISTRSKDPGSAERTAQKRKFPSPPHSSNGHSPQDASTSPIKKKKKPGLLNSNNKEQSELRHGPFYYMKQPLTTDPVDVVPQDGRNDFYCWVCHREGQVLCCELCPRVYHAKCLKLTAEPEGDWFCPECEKITVAECIETQSKAMTMLTIEQLSYLLKFALQKMKQPGTEPFQKPVSLDQHPDYAEYIFHPMDLCTLEKNVKKKMYGCTEAFLADAKWILHNCIIYNGGNHKLTQTAKVIIKICEHEMNEIEVCPECYLAACQKRENWFCEPCSNPHPLVWAKLKGFPFWPAKALRDKDGQVDARFFGQHDRAWVPINNCYLMSKEIPFSVKKTKSIFNSAMQEMEVYVDNIRRKFGVFNYAPFRTPYTPNNQYQMLLDPTNPTAGTAKTDKQEKIKLNFDMTASPKILMSKSMLSSSTGRRISLTDMPRSPMSTNSSVHTGSDVEQDAEKKATSSHFSASEESMDFIEKNTASPAPTRTGQAGSLSGSPKPFSPQASTPISAKQERTSTPGSILNLNLDRSKAEMDLKELSESVQQQTTPVQLISPKRQIRSRFQLNLDKTIESCKAQLGINEISEAVYTAVEHSDSEDSEKSDTSDSEYSDEDQKSKNDQDDGDDKEGTRSDKESLSLKKKPKPPAQNEDKEELKSTSPEVEKIDDPVKEKAITDTEKEFSEKGKSLQHTGKEKLKGKDETDSPTVHLGLDSDSESELVIDLGDDHCGREGRKSKKESKEPPPKQDVVGKTPPSSSASTQSLPETPVLTRSAAQTPPAGVTATTSASSTVSAPSAATGSPVKKQRPLLPKETAPAVQRVVWNSSNKFQTSSQKWHMQKVQRQQQQSQQSQSQQPQSSQGTRYQTRQAVKAVQQKEITQSTSTSTITLVTSTQPISMVTSSGSASTLSSSVNTDLPIATASADVAADIAKYTSKMMDAIKGTMTEIYNDLSKNTTGSTIAEIRRLRIEIEKLQWLHQQELSEMKHNLELTMAEMRQSLEQERDRLIAEVKKQLELEKQQAVDETKKKQWCANCKKEAIFYCCWNTSYCDYPCQQAHWPEHMKSCTQSATATQQETDTEISTETLNKSSQPSSSVQPTPTETASTPKEKEGSADKSKECVTTIPVVVSPSAGTVAMRTGVQYVQTTMPVQVRRV; encoded by the exons TCAGAACTAAGACATGGTCCGTTTTACTATATGAAGCAGCCACTCACCACAGACCCTGTTGATGTTGTACCACAGGATGGACGGAATGATTTCTATTGCTGGGTTTGTCATCGGGAAGGCCAAGTCCTCTGCTGTGAACTCTGCCCTCGGGTTTATCATGCTAAGTGTCTGAAACTGACAGCGGAACCAGAGGGGGATTGGTTTTGCCCAGAATGTGAG AAAATCACAGTTGCAGAATGCATAGAAACACAGAGTAAAGCTATGACAATGCTCACCATTGAACAGCTATCATATTTACTGAAGTTTGcactacagaaaatgaaacagccAGGG aCAGAGCCATTTCAAAAGCCAGTTTCACTGGATCAACACCCAGATTATGCAGAATATATCTTTCATCCAATGGACCTTTGTACATTAGAGAAG aatgttaaaaagaaaatgtacgGTTGCACTGAAGCATTTTTGGCTGATGCCAAATGGATTTTGCACAACTGCATTATTTACAATGGAG GAAATCACAAATTGACACAAACAGCAAAAGTCATCATCAAAATCTGTGAGCATGAG atgaaTGAAATTGAAGTATGTCCGGAATGTTATTTAGCTGCTTGCCAAAAACGAGAAAATTGGTTTTGTGAGCCTTGT AGCAATCCCCACCCTTTGGTCTGGGCTAAACTCAAAGGCTTTCCATTCTGGCCTGCTAAAGCACTGAGGGATAAAGACGGGCAAGTTGATGCCCGTTTCTTTGGCCAACATGACAG GGCCTGGGTTCCAATAAATAATTGCTACCTCATGTCTaaagaaattcctttttctgtgaaaaagacTAAAAGCATCTTCAATAGTGCAATGCAAGAAATGGAGGTTTATGTTGATAACATTCGTAGAAAATTTGGAGTATTTAATTACGCACCTTTCCGGACACCATATACTCCCAACAATCAATACCAAATGTTATTAGACCCTACAAACCCGACTGCTGGAACTgcaaagacagacaaacaaGAGAAAATCAAACTGAACTTTGATATGACAGCTTCACCCAAGATTCTAATGAGCAAGTCCATGCTGAGCAGTAGTACTGGTCGTAGGATTTCCTTGACAGATATGCCACGGTCACCAATGAGTACAAACTCATCAGTTCACACTGGATCTGATGTTGAACAGgatgcagagaaaaaagcaacttCCAGTCATTTTAGTGCCAGTGAAGAATCCATGGACTTTATTGAGAAAAATACAG cttctccagcACCAACAAGAACGGGTCAAGCGGGGAGCTTGTCAGGCAGTCCCAAACCTTTCTCTCCTCAAGCATCAACGCCAATTTCTGCTAAGCAAGAGAGAACTTCCACTCCAGGAAGCATTCTGAATCTTAACCTTG atcGTAGCAAAGCTGAGATGGATCTGAAAGAGTTGAGTGAGTCAGTCCAACAGCAGACCACTCCTGTGCAACTCATTTCACCAAAACGCCAGATACGTAGTAGGTTCCAGCTGAATCTTGACAAGACAATAGAGAGTTGTAAAGCACAACTTG GAATAAATGAAATATCTGAAGCTGTTTATACTGCAGTAGAACACAGTGACTCTGAAGATTCTGAAAAATCTGACACCAGTGACAGTGAATATAGCGATGAGGATCAGAAATCAAAGAATGATCAAGATGATGGAGACGACAAAGAAGGTACAAGAAGTGACAAAGAATCATtgagcttgaaaaaaaaacctaagccCCCAGCACAGAATGAAGACAAGGAGGAACTTAAAAGCACAAGTCCAGAAGTAGAGAAAATAGATGACCCAGTCAAAGAAAAGGCAATTacagacactgaaaaagaattttctgaaaagggaaaaagtttACAGcatacaggaaaagaaaagctgaaaggtAAAGATGAAACAGACTCTCCAACTGTGCATCTGGGACTGGACTCTGATTCTGAGAGTGAACTTGTCATCGATCTAGGAGATGATCATTGTGGCcgtgaaggaaggaaaagcaagaaagagtCTAAAGAACCTCCTCCAAAACAAGATG TTGTAGGTAAAACTCCACCTTCCTCCAGTGCAAGCACCCAGTCTCTACCAGAAACTCCAGTACTTACCCGCTCTGCAGCCCAGACTCCACCAGCTGGTGTGACAGCAACTACTAGTGCTTCTTCTACTGTCAGTGCTCCATCCGCAGCCACTGGAAGCCCTGTGAAAAAGCAGAGGCctctgctgccaaaggaaaCCGCACCTGCTGTGCAGCGTGTAGTGTGGAATTCTTCAAATAAATTCCAGACGTCTTCTCAGAAATGGCACATGCAGAaggtgcagaggcagcagcagcagagccagcagtcTCAGTCACAGCAACCTCAGTCCTCTCAAGGGACAAGATACCAGACAAGACAAGCAGTTAAAG CTGTGCAGCAAAAAGAGATCACCCAGAGCACTTCCACATCCACTATAACCTTGGTTACGAGTACTCAACCTATTTCTATGGTTACCAGTTCTGGATCTGCAAGTACACTTTCTTCCTCAGTTAATACAGACTTGCCAATTGCAACAGCTTCTGCTGATGTGGCTGCAGATATTGCTAAATACACTAGCAAA atgATGGATGCCATCAAAGGAACAATGACTGAAATATATAACgatctttcaaaaaatactaCTGGAAGTACAATAGCTGAG ATTCGGCGTTTGAGGATTGAGATAGAAAAACTCCAATGGTTACATCAACAGGAGTTGTCAGAAATGAAGCATAACCTAG AACTAACAATGGCTGAAATGCGTCAGAGCCTGGAACAAGAACGAGATCGTTTGATTGCTGAGGTGAAGAAGCAGCTGGAattggaaaagcagcaagcagtgGATGAAACGAAAAAGAAGCAGTGGTGTGCTAACTGCAAGAAAGAGGCCATTTTTTACTGCTGTTGGAATACTAGCTACTGTGACTATCCATGCCAGCAAGCTCACTGGCCTGAGCATATGAAGTCTTGCACGCAGTCAG CTACCGCAACACAGCAAGAAACGGATACTGAAATCAGCacagaaacattaaataaatcatCCCAACCCAGTTCAAGTGTGCAGCCTACGCCCACAGAGACAGCCAGCACCCCTAAGGAAAAGGAAGGTTCAGCTGATAAAAGCAAAGAGTGTGTTACA ACCATTCCTGTAGTGGTAAGTCCTTCTGCTGGGACAGTGGCAATGAGAACTGGAGTTCAGTATGTTCAGACCACAATGCCAGTCCAAGTACGAAGAGTCTAA